A genomic segment from Pristiophorus japonicus isolate sPriJap1 chromosome 16, sPriJap1.hap1, whole genome shotgun sequence encodes:
- the LOC139226285 gene encoding pinopsin-like, with the protein MGTVVFLATFVNGLVILVSVKYKKLRSPLNYILVNLAIADLIVTFCGSTISFSNNINGYFTLGETVCQFEGFMVSLTGIVGLWSLAILAFERYIVICKPMGDFRFQQRHAVWGCLFTWIWSFAWTVPPLVGWCSYVPEGLRTSCGPNWYTGGTNNNSYVVAFFVSCFMTPLSLIIFSYVSLLVVLRAVAQQQKECQTTQRAEREVTRMVVAMVMAFLVCWLPYATFAMVVAVNKDIKIHPTLASMPSYFSKTATVYNPVIYVFMNKQFRNCLLTTVCCGRNPLSVDEETSSSSASGSRTDASTVSEGGGNRVTPA; encoded by the exons ATGGGCACCGTGGTCTTCTTGGCCACCTTTGTCAACGGGCTGGTCATCCTGGTGTCGGTCAAGTACAAGAAGCTCCGCTCGCCGCTCAACTACATCCTGGTGAACCTGGCCATTGCCGATCTGATAGTCACCTTCTGCGGCAGCACCATCAGCTTCTCCAACAACATCAACGGCTACTTCACCCTGGGGGAGACCGTGTGTCAGTTCGAAGGTTTCATGGTGTCTCTGACAG GTATTGTAGGGCTGTGGTCTCTGGCGATCCTGGCCTTTGAGAGATACATCGTCATCTGCAAACCCATGGGCGATTTCCGCTTCCAGCAGAGGCACGCGGTGTGGGGCTGCCTCTTCACCTGGATCTGGTCATTCGCCTGGACAGTGCCACCTCTCGTTGGCTGGTGCAGCTATGTGCCTGAGG GATTACGGACGTCCTGCGGACCCAACTGGTACACGGGCGGCACCAACAACAACAGCTACGTGGTGGCGTTCTTTGTCAGCTGTTTCATGACGCCCCTGAGCCTCATCATCTTCTCCTACGTCAGTCTCCTGGTGGTCCTGCGAGCC GTTGCCCAGCAACAGAAAGAGTGCCAGACGACGCAGCGAGCAGAGCGGGAGGTGACCCGCATGGTGGTTGCCATGGTGATGGCCTTTCTGGTCTGCTGGCTGCCTTATGCCACTTTTGCCATGGTCGTTGCCGTGAATAAGGACATCAAGATTCACCCCACCTTGGCCTCCATGCCTTCCTATTTCTCAAAGACTGCCACTGTCTACAACCCCGTCATTTATGTCTTCATGAACAAACAG TTCCGGAACTGCCTGCTGACCACGGTATGCTGCGGGCGGAACCCACTGTCCGTGGACGAGGAGACCTCCTCCAGCTCGGCCAGCGGGAGTCGCACCGATGCCAGCACCGTGTCCGAGGGAGGAGGCAACAGAGTGACGCCGGCTTGA